The Candidatus Deferrimicrobiaceae bacterium genome window below encodes:
- a CDS encoding OmpA family protein, translating into GCATNPDGTKEYKRTAIGALAGGAVGAGAGALIGGKRAGRGALIGGVTGALVGGVIGNYMDRQAAELKRRLPDAAVEREGDKLYVALPSGILFDVDKDQVRPEAKQPLATAADVLVKYPDTYVTVEGHTDSTGSHEYNQSLSERRAMRVRDVLVGTGVPPARLSVRGYGETDPIADNATAEGRQLNRRVQMEIRPNEKLQAQQGQGG; encoded by the coding sequence CCGGGTGCGCCACCAACCCCGACGGAACGAAGGAATACAAGAGGACCGCGATCGGGGCGCTTGCGGGCGGTGCGGTCGGCGCGGGAGCCGGCGCGCTCATCGGGGGGAAACGGGCCGGTCGCGGGGCACTGATCGGTGGCGTGACCGGGGCGCTGGTGGGGGGAGTGATCGGCAATTACATGGACCGCCAGGCGGCGGAGTTGAAACGGCGCCTACCGGATGCGGCGGTAGAGAGGGAGGGGGACAAGCTGTACGTCGCCCTCCCTTCGGGAATCCTCTTCGACGTGGACAAGGACCAGGTCCGGCCCGAAGCCAAACAGCCGCTGGCGACGGCCGCGGACGTGCTGGTCAAATACCCGGATACCTATGTGACGGTGGAAGGGCACACCGACTCCACCGGCTCCCACGAGTACAACCAGTCCCTTTCCGAGCGCCGCGCGATGCGGGTGCGGGACGTTCTCGTGGGAACCGGCGTGCCTCCGGCCCGGCTGAGCGTCCGGGGGTACGGGGAGACCGACCCGATCGCCGACAACGCGACCGCGGAGGGCCGGCAGCTGAACCGGCGGGTCCAGATGGAGATCCGGCCGAACGAGAAGTTGCAGGCGCAGCAGGGGCAGGGAGGATAG